The Bacteroidota bacterium genome contains the following window.
ATATTGCAGATTCTTTAAATGCAACAGTAAGTTTTCAAGCTGGTGATAATGAAAAAGTTCCATATGCTCAATCTAATTCAATTATTGCAAATTATATATCCACTTTGGTTAAAGAAAATATAGAAATAAAGAAAGAAATAAACACACAAAGTATCATAGAAACTAATTTTATTACTAATCCATTATTGTTTTATAAAGATAGCTATCTAAATAATCGTTTAATAGCCTACCTAAATTATGAAAATTGCCAATTAACTAAAATACTAATAAATGAGGCAATTAATGATAATTTTATTTTTAAAACATTTGAATTAAGCATTGAAGACATAGATCAGGTTGAGTCAAAAATTGGCAAACCAGTCGGAGCCCTTCCTCTGTTAAAAGAGGCAAGAGATGCCTTCCTGAAAGAAGTAGAAATTGAGAATGAGATCGTACTGGAACACATCAACAACCTGCCACTAACCACCTTTGATGAAGAAACTATTAACACCATCATTTCAGAATTTAAAACCCTGTACCAGACCAACAACGACCTGGAATCGTTTTGTGACCAGCACCATAATGAGAAACGCAAATATCCCAGTCTGAACCCCATCAATGTGTGGTACTGGTTTAAAAACAGCAAGATACTGCCCCAGGGCCGTGCCCATGAGATCACCCTGGAGTTCCTGGCCGATGCCATCCGTACCATACTTATGGAGGATGACGACGGAATCATCCCCTTAGTGGGACTACCCGGGGAACCACGCCTGCTTGACCGCCTGGAAGAGCATTGCCTGAATAAAGGATTCACCCCTGCACAGTTCCTGCAACTGGACGGATTGCTTGGCAAGCCTTTGAATGAATACATAGAACACCATTTCTTCAAAAACCTGAGCGATCATCTCAACCTCTTCATGTACCTGCCCAAAACGCCCTTTATCTGGCACCTGAGCAGTGGCCCGCAGCAAGGATTTGAGGCATACATCATCATCTACAAATGGGACCGCGACAGTCTATTCAAGCTGAAAACAAAATATCTGAGCAAACGGGCAGAGAAGCTGGAATATCATATGATTAAAATCACGGACAACGATACGGCTCAGGCTCAGAACGAAAAAGAAAAGATCCGCCTGCAACTGGAAGAGATTGCTGTGTTCACTGAAAAGATAGATGAACTGATAGCTGAAGGTTACGATCCAAAACTGGATGATGGTGTAGGTAAAAATATTGCACCATTACAGAAGAAAGGATTGCTGAGAAACGAGGTGTTGAATGAGAAACAACTGGAGAAGTATTTGAATGCGGATTGGTAGAAAATGAAAATATCAGACATCATAAAGTTACCGGAAGGAAGAAGGCTTGAGTTTAAAGAACGAATGCCTTCTTCATCTGATTTGACCAGGACAATTGTGGCGTTTGCCAATGATGCAGGTGGTGAACTTTTCATTGGAATTAAGGATGATCCCAGGGAATTAACCGGAATACCCGAAGAAGATTTGCTGAAGATTGAAGAACAGATAAGCAACATCATTCATCAGAATTGCCATCCGGTCATAGTTCCTGACATTACATTTCATGCAGATGATAGGAAACATTTTATCCGGGTGAAAATATACAGAGGAAGTAACACCCCATATTTCTTGAAGAAAAAAGGTAAACGAGAGGGTACTTACATTCGCGTGGGTTCTACTAATCGTTCGGCAGATGAAAACATCATTGAAGAATTGGAAAGGCAAAAGCGAAATGTTTCTTTTGACAGTGAACTTGTTCATAATGCGGCATTACCTGCGAATAGCTTACAAGTCTTCAGGGAATTTTACCATGAAAAATCAGGAGAGAAACTGGATGAAGTGACTCTTCAAAAGTTATTGCTTGTCAAGGATTATCAGGGTAAGACACTTCCAACCAATGCTTTAATACTATTCTCGGAAAGTTCCCTGCGCTTTGAAAT
Protein-coding sequences here:
- a CDS encoding putative DNA binding domain-containing protein, whose product is MKISDIIKLPEGRRLEFKERMPSSSDLTRTIVAFANDAGGELFIGIKDDPRELTGIPEEDLLKIEEQISNIIHQNCHPVIVPDITFHADDRKHFIRVKIYRGSNTPYFLKKKGKREGTYIRVGSTNRSADENIIEELERQKRNVSFDSELVHNAALPANSLQVFREFYHEKSGEKLDEVTLQKLLLVKDYQGKTLPTNALILFSESSLRFEIFPYAKIECARFKGITPDTFIDQKTVDTNISLQAEHAYDFVLRHVNKGAEVKGVYTESRWEYPVKAIREVIRNAVAHRDYSLTGKDIKVAIYDNMIEVTSPGKLPPSIDYNDMEARQSEIRNRVIAPVFKKLGIIDQWGRGLKLIA